From Verrucomicrobiota bacterium:
GATCGAGGGATGAGGAGAGCAGACAGATGAACATCCAAAAGATGATGAAGCAGGCCGCCAAGATGCAGGAGCAAGCGGCCAAGATGCAGGAACAACTCGCGGAAAAGACGTTGGAAGTGAGCGTCGGCGGCGGCAAAGTGACGGTTACGGCCAATGGCGTCGGCGATATCCTGGGAATCAAAATCGCCAAAGAAGTGGTGGACCCCGACGACGTTGAATTGCTGGAGGACCTGGTTCTGAGCGGCGTCAAACAGGCCATCGAAAAAGGGAAGGCCATGGCGCAAGAAGAAATGGGGCGTCTGACGGCCG
This genomic window contains:
- a CDS encoding YbaB/EbfC family nucleoid-associated protein yields the protein MNIQKMMKQAAKMQEQAAKMQEQLAEKTLEVSVGGGKVTVTANGVGDILGIKIAKEVVDPDDVELLEDLVLSGVKQAIEKGKAMAQEEMGRLTAGLGLPPGLL